The genomic DNA TGGGCGAGGTGCCGGATCTCCATCTCGCGCCGTTCCAGGGCTTCCAGCAGAACGGGGACAGCCGTGTCTCCACGGCTCGCGAGTTCGTGCCACGCGTTCGGCATCTGCGCGCGGTCCGAAAGCTGGTCGATCATCCGCCGCAACATCTCCTGTTCGAGAACTTTATGTGCGCCGGCACTCAGGCGGGTCGGGGGCGCGGCGGGGGCGGCCGGCGGGGGGACCGCGGCCGGCGGCGGTGGCACGCGGGGCGGGGCGGGCGGACTCGGGGCGCGCGCCGGCGGAATCGTGTCGTTGACGATCAACGGCTGGGCGGCTGGTTTGGGCGGCGGTGGGGCGGCGGCGGCCGGTTTGGGGGCGGGCGGTGCGGACGCTTGGGGTGGGGGCGGGCTCGGCGCGACCCCGTGAGTCGGCGTCGGCCCCAGTGGGAGCGGTGGCAGGGGCGCGGGGCCCGCTCCTTCCAGGGAAGAGACAGAGACGGGGGGGGGCGCAGGCGCTCCACCGGGGCGGGTAGAGGCGTTTCTTTCGCTTGCGGGGCCGGTTCTTCGGCCGGCCGAGACGGGGGCGACGGGCGGGCGACCGGGACCGGGACAGCCGGAGCCGAGCCGGAGCCGGCGAACCCGGCCACGCGGGCCATCAGGGCGTCGTCCTCGAACGTCGACCCGAGGTAGGCGTCGATGGCGATCGGGTCGCGGATGAGTTCTTCCGGCGTCCCGTGGCAGACGACCTTGCCCGCGACGATCAGGTAAATCCGATCGGCCGTCTTCACGACCTCGCGGACGTTGTGGTCGGTCAGGAGAATCCCGATCCCGGTGTTGGCCAGGTCGCGGATGTTCTTGCGGATGTCTTCCGTGGTCTTCGGGTCGACCGCCGCGAACGGCTCGTCCAGGAGGATCAGGAGTGGCTCGCAGACGAGGCAGCGGGCGATTTCCAGCCGCCGCTTTTCGCCCCCCGAGCAGCGGGCGGCCGAGTTGTGGCGGACTTGCAGCAGGTTAAACCGCGAGAGGGCGGCCTCGGTCCGCTCCCGCCGCTCGGCGCCGGTCAGCCGCCGGCCCAGGCTCCGGCTCCGGGGCAACGCTTCCAGGATGGCGAGTAGGTTCTTTTCGACCGTCAGTTTGCGGAAAATGCTTTGTTCTTGCGAAAGATACCCCATCCCGAGGCGGGCCCGGCGGTACATGGGGAGCGTGGTCACGTCCTCCCCGTTGAACACCACGTTCCCGCCGTTCGGGACGATCTGCCCGGTGGCCATGCGGAAACTGGTCGTCTTCCCGGCCCCGTTCGGGCCGAGCAGCCCGACCACCTCGCCCGGGTTGACGTCGAAGGTGACGCCGTCCACGACTTTCCGGCGGCCGTATTTCTTTTCCAACCCGAAGACTTCGAGTAGCGCCATCGCGGGGTGCTCCTTCAGGGCCGCGGCGCCGGCGGATCTCCCCGGCGCGCGCGGTCATTGCGCTTCGTACCCGAAGGATACGGGTGGGGCAAGGGCAGGGAGGGGCGGGAAAAAAGAAATCCCAGGGCCTTTCCTTGTTTCATCTTGTTGAATCGACCTGGGCTGGGTAAACGGGGCACCTTCCGATTCCCAGGAGCTGCCCATGCCCGCGTGTACGCTGTACGAGGCCCTCGCCACCCTCCCCGATCCCCGCAGCCGCCACGGTCGCATTCATCCCCTCCCGGCGGTCATGGGACTGGTCGCTCTGGCCATGCTGAGTGGCCGCAAGAGCTTGGCCGGGATCTCCCGGTTCGGACGGCAGCACGGGGCTCCGCTGGCTCACGCCCTGGGCTTCCGGCGGGGCAAAACGCCGACCGTCTCGACCCTCTCCCGAACCCTCCGCCGCTTCGACCCCCAGGACCTCGAAGCGGCCCTGTCCCGGTGGGTGACCGGCCGGTTCGACCCCCACGCGTTCGAGCACATCGCGATCGACGGCAAGACGTTGCGAGGCAGCCGCCACGGGGACGTGCCCGGCCACCACTTGGTGGCCGCCTACGCACCCGCCGTCCAGGCCGTCCTCGCTCAGGTCCGGGTCGATGCCAAAACGAACGAACACAAGGCCGCCCTCGAACTCCTCGGTATCCTCCCCGTGCGGGGCAAAGTGGTCACCGGGGACGCCATGTTCTGTCAGCGCGATCTGGCCACCCAGGTGATCGATTCCGGGGGCGACTACGTCCTCGTGGCCAAGGACAACCAACCGGCCTTGGTCGCCGATATCCGAGCCGGATTCGCCTTCGCGACCGCCGCCCGATCGATCGCGGCGGCCACTTCCCCCTGAGGACCTGCCAACGGCACCCGATCCCGACCGGGTGGCCACGTCGGTCGACAAGGGACATGGGCGGATCGAGAAGCGAACCCTCCACACGACGACGATTCTGACCGCCGAGGGGAAGTGGAAGGGGGCCAAGCAAGGGTTCCACGTCACCCGCGAGCGGACGGTCAAAGGGAAGAAGACGATCGAGGATGTGTACGGAATCACCAGTCTGTCGATCCAACAGGCGAATGCGGCGACACTTCTGTCCATCCTCCGGGATCACTGGCAGATCGAGAACGGATTGCATTGGGTCCGGGATGAGACCCTGGGCGAGGACCGCTGCCGGGTGCGGATGGGTGCGGCTCCGCAGGTCCTGGCCGCCATCCGGAACGCCGTCGTCCATCTGTTGGCCGATGTCGACACCGAGAACCGTCCGGAGGCCATCGAGTGGCTGCAAATCCACCACGATGAAGCCCGGGCGCTGATTGGGATCCCACAAAGTGAATAAAGGAAAGGCCCTGAAAGAAATCCCGCCCGCGATCGGATGTCGGGGGCGGGCCGCGGGGTAAAATCGGAACCGGCGGGAGCTATTTCACGTGCCGACCGACAGCGGCTCGGCGAACATGTCGTTGATCATCTTCCGCAGCAGTTGGCCCGTTGTTTTCCCCCGGGCCCGGGCTTCCGCTTCCAGTGCCGACGCCTGCCACATGGGAAGCAGCAACTGCACCTCGACCACCTCCTGACTCGACCGCGCGTGGTCGTGAGGTGCGAACTCGGAAACGGACGGTTCGGGCCAGGATGTGAACGGGGTCATGGACGGGGGTATCCCACTTAGACGCTTCGCCTATTAAAGGTCGCGGCTCTGTTAAGCCCACCTCGGGCCGCACCGATCGAGGTTCGGAGAGCGTTAGTATACTGCTGTTAGCAAACACAGCGCCGATTTCGGATCAAAATCCATCAATTGATCACGGGACGTTCAAAATCAGGGTTTTTGCACCGGGCAAGATCCTGCCCGATTGTACAGACGCACAAACTCTCCGCATTGTTTGCGCAGTTGTAGGAATGGTGACGTGGGGCTCGTCTCGGGATTGGCGTCCGTTTGCAAGGTCGGCCCGGGTGGTAAACTGGGAAAAATATTCCCTCGTGTGTCGAATTTGCAAGTTTTACACGATAGCCTTAACGGAACAGTCAGCGCCGCCGGGCCGGTGAGACCACTCGATAGGTCCGCGACATCCGGCGAACCCCTGGAGTTCCCGATGGCCACCGAAAACCCCTTCGGCTCTCCGACCCCGGACGAACCCAACCCCCGGTCGAAACCGCCCGCGGCGACTCCTCATTCCGGCGCGACACCCGACACCTCGCACGGCACGGAGGGCGAAGAGGATTTCGTGTTTCTGGAGCCGGACGAGGCAGCCGGGCCGACTTATCCTCCGGATCTTCCTGCCCACCCTTCGACGTTATCCACGTCGGAGATTGAACTTCCGGAATTTGAACCGGCGGACGACGATCTGGAGTTTCTCAAGACGATCGACACCCACCCACCCGTGCCGGTCGTCCCGCCTGGGGGGTGGTCGCCGGCCGACGACGACGATGACGCGATCGACCTTGGGGCGTCACTCCCGCCGGACGCGCACGCGTCGTCGGTATCGTTCGCCGGGAAATTTCCGCGCGGTAATGCCAACCCACCGGCTCCGTCCGGAACCGGCGACGACATCCCGGTGGCCCTTCCGGTCGATCCGGTGGAAGCCCTTAACAGTCTTCCACTTCTGAATCCGACCGGGCCGGGCTCCGGGTGGTTCGACCCGACCGACGAGACGACCCACCCCCCGGGTTCTTCCCAGGCCACAAATCAGGGTCCCGGGTCGTCGAACGTGTTCGGTGCCCTCCCGCGGGCCGACGAGGGATCCGACGTCGTCTCCAACCTTCACCCGGCGTCCCCGAGCAGCTCCAACATCTTCGACAGTCCGGCCGCCCGCCATTCCGGCATCGAGAGTTCGGCGGCCAGCAGTTCAAACATTTTCGACCCGTCGCTGCCGGGGTCGAGCCGGTTCTCGAACCCGGCCGAGGCGACCGACCGCGAACGCCAGGACATTCCGACCGCCCTCCCGGTCGACAGTTCGGTGGCTTCCGGGGACGACGTCTCTGTCGACCAGGACGCCACCCTGGAGCCGTTGAGCGCACTGTACGCGGACATGGACGACGTAATTCCCTTCGCCAGTCCCGTGGCCGAGACCCCGGCGGCCCCGGCGGCGACTCACGGGGCCGAGCCCCGGCTCCCGGGCGACGCCCCCGGCTTCCTCATCCCCGGCGACTCCGAGGCCGACCTCTTCCGCGACGCCACCATCGCCGACTTGAACCTGGAGTCCGTCGGCGCGTCCGCGGTCAACATCCTGCGCCCGGACGCGGACCCGGGGACCGGCGAACACGACGCCGGCGGGTCGAGCATTTTTGGGGGCCGGACGACCGACCCCGATTCCCTGGTCAACCCCGGCGACCTCCCGCCCGCGGGGCCGGGCGACGACCGTACCGAGAACATGTTGTACCTGGGGACGACGTGCCCCCGATGGAACAGGCCTCGACGATTTTCGACGAGCCCCCGGCGGGCATGGAGTCGCGCGGCGACATTTCGTTCGACCTGCCCGATCGCTCGGCGGCGCAGGCAACGAACAGCAACCCCGACAGCCAACAACTGGACTGGACGCTCCCGAGCCCGGACAGCGATCTGCAAGTTTCGCAGCGCATGGCCATACCGGACATGGACGAGCCCGACTTCATGGCTCTCGCTGAGCTGGAAGCCGCAGGCGCGGCGGCCCAACCGCCCGCCCCCAAATCGCGGAACCCGCGGCAACCGCTGTCGGAAACCGCGGGCATCGTCTTCGCCCCGCCCGAAGATCCGGCGGAACCGACCTCGGCCGACTACGG from Fimbriiglobus ruber includes the following:
- the lptB gene encoding LPS export ABC transporter ATP-binding protein — translated: MALLEVFGLEKKYGRRKVVDGVTFDVNPGEVVGLLGPNGAGKTTSFRMATGQIVPNGGNVVFNGEDVTTLPMYRRARLGMGYLSQEQSIFRKLTVEKNLLAILEALPRSRSLGRRLTGAERRERTEAALSRFNLLQVRHNSAARCSGGEKRRLEIARCLVCEPLLILLDEPFAAVDPKTTEDIRKNIRDLANTGIGILLTDHNVREVVKTADRIYLIVAGKVVCHGTPEELIRDPIAIDAYLGSTFEDDALMARVAGFAGSGSAPAVPVPVARPSPPSRPAEEPAPQAKETPLPAPVERLRPPPSLSLPWKERAPRPCHRSHWGRRRLTGSRRARPHPKRPHRPPPNRPPPPHRRPNQPPSR
- a CDS encoding ISAs1 family transposase: MPACTLYEALATLPDPRSRHGRIHPLPAVMGLVALAMLSGRKSLAGISRFGRQHGAPLAHALGFRRGKTPTVSTLSRTLRRFDPQDLEAALSRWVTGRFDPHAFEHIAIDGKTLRGSRHGDVPGHHLVAAYAPAVQAVLAQVRVDAKTNEHKAALELLGILPVRGKVVTGDAMFCQRDLATQVIDSGGDYVLVAKDNQPALVADIRAGFAFATAARSIAAATSP
- a CDS encoding ISAs1 family transposase yields the protein MATSVDKGHGRIEKRTLHTTTILTAEGKWKGAKQGFHVTRERTVKGKKTIEDVYGITSLSIQQANAATLLSILRDHWQIENGLHWVRDETLGEDRCRVRMGAAPQVLAAIRNAVVHLLADVDTENRPEAIEWLQIHHDEARALIGIPQSE